From a region of the Methanobacterium sp. genome:
- a CDS encoding HisA/HisF family protein, translated as MFMIIPVLDLKDKIAVSGKSGKRDTYKPLKTVFCDSSNPCKIGKTLSVYGAKRMYIADLNAIEGKGSNFDVIKKINEEIPVMLDCGANNVKKVEDALEIAHKVIVATETLEKIEDLHDIFNNVDKNRLIISVDIKDNELFSKHLNITINEFIEKINELEPSEIIILDISKVGTESGANKELIQKFMELPTSLIIGGGLTSEYIDELEDIGLNKFLVGSTLHNGKLAPEF; from the coding sequence ATTTTTATGATTATACCTGTTTTAGATTTAAAAGATAAAATAGCAGTATCTGGAAAATCTGGTAAAAGAGATACATATAAGCCTCTTAAAACTGTTTTTTGTGATTCATCCAATCCCTGCAAAATTGGAAAAACATTAAGCGTTTACGGTGCAAAAAGAATGTATATTGCCGATTTAAATGCAATAGAGGGAAAGGGATCTAATTTTGACGTTATTAAAAAAATAAATGAAGAAATACCTGTAATGCTTGATTGTGGAGCTAATAATGTAAAAAAAGTTGAAGATGCACTGGAAATAGCCCATAAAGTTATTGTTGCAACAGAAACATTGGAGAAGATAGAAGATCTCCATGATATTTTCAATAATGTGGATAAAAACAGATTAATTATCAGTGTTGATATCAAAGATAATGAACTGTTCAGCAAACACTTAAATATCACAATAAATGAGTTTATAGAAAAAATAAATGAATTAGAACCATCAGAAATTATAATACTTGATATTTCAAAAGTTGGAACTGAAAGCGGTGCAAATAAAGAACTTATACAAAAATTTATGGAACTTCCCACTTCTTTAATTATCGGTGGAGGCCTAACAAGCGAATACATAGATGAACTTGAAGATATAGGCTTAAATAAATTTTTAGTGGGCTCAACACTGCA
- a CDS encoding DUF3194 domain-containing protein: protein MKKLTDEDLDNISKIAVSSAETFIFSRVSKKEIIDIDINVELVYNESLDVDVSVNIIFDDLSSADFKIADEAADYAVLEIEKLLK from the coding sequence TTGAAAAAATTAACTGATGAAGACCTTGATAATATTTCCAAAATTGCAGTATCTTCTGCTGAAACATTTATTTTTTCCAGGGTCTCCAAAAAAGAGATTATTGATATAGATATTAACGTAGAACTTGTTTACAATGAAAGTTTGGATGTTGACGTCAGTGTTAACATTATATTTGATGATCTCTCATCTGCAGACTTCAAAATTGCAGATGAAGCCGCAGATTATGCAGTTTTAGAGATTGAAAAACTTTTAAAATAA
- a CDS encoding prefoldin subunit beta encodes MELPQNVQHQLAQFQQAQQQAQAISMQKQTVDMQLKETENAVEELKKTDDDADVYKTAGTLLIKVKKDEMTKELEEKLETLQLREKTVKRQEERIMKKLQEMQASIQEAMQGPGLQ; translated from the coding sequence ATGGAACTTCCTCAAAATGTACAACACCAGTTAGCTCAATTCCAGCAAGCACAACAACAAGCTCAGGCAATTTCAATGCAAAAACAGACTGTTGATATGCAACTTAAAGAAACTGAAAATGCAGTTGAAGAATTAAAAAAGACTGATGACGATGCAGATGTTTATAAAACAGCTGGAACTTTGCTTATAAAGGTTAAAAAAGATGAAATGACCAAAGAACTTGAAGAAAAATTAGAAACATTACAACTTCGAGAAAAAACTGTTAAAAGGCAAGAAGAACGTATAATGAAAAAGCTTCAGGAAATGCAAGCTTCTATTCAAGAAGCAATGCAAGGGCCAGGTTTACAATAG
- a CDS encoding ribosomal biogenesis protein has protein sequence MFITTSRKPSSRTRTFCQSLSRVLNATYINRGKMSFRDVLNKASESGFKKIAVISQIKGNPSRIEIYDTNGQILLFLKITMALLDSKGKINPDKLCIKCEIDDLNKAFIDILDIPKCHHDSNRNVMWVKEGDLENKALIEFYDKDGLIRDPKIYVKNWRFE, from the coding sequence ATGTTTATAACAACATCAAGGAAACCATCCAGCAGAACAAGAACATTTTGCCAGAGTTTAAGTCGTGTTTTAAATGCCACGTACATAAACCGGGGGAAAATGAGTTTCCGAGATGTTTTAAATAAAGCATCTGAATCAGGGTTTAAAAAAATTGCTGTAATTTCCCAGATAAAGGGAAACCCCAGCAGAATTGAAATCTATGATACAAATGGCCAAATTTTGTTATTTTTAAAGATAACAATGGCACTTTTAGATTCAAAAGGTAAAATAAATCCAGATAAACTATGCATAAAATGTGAAATAGATGATCTAAATAAAGCATTTATAGATATTTTAGATATTCCTAAATGTCACCACGATTCCAATAGGAATGTTATGTGGGTCAAAGAGGGAGATTTAGAAAATAAAGCTTTAATAGAGTTTTATGATAAAGATGGTTTAATTAGAGATCCTAAAATTTATGTTAAAAACTGGAGATTTGAATGA
- a CDS encoding DNA-directed RNA polymerase subunit P, with the protein MYKCAKCGTLVDLKGYTEAKCPKCRYRILFKEIPPVKRDISAR; encoded by the coding sequence ATGTATAAATGTGCAAAATGCGGTACTTTAGTAGATCTTAAAGGATACACTGAAGCTAAATGTCCAAAATGCAGATACAGGATTCTTTTTAAAGAGATTCCGCCAGTAAAAAGAGACATAAGCGCAAGATAA
- the rpl37A gene encoding 50S ribosomal protein L37Ae, translating into MARTKKVGITGRFGPRYGRKAKRTVKSIEEKMKKNHVCPQCDRPAVKRVSSGIWKCKRCDTVFTGGAYVPQTPMAKTASRNIKRIVGAE; encoded by the coding sequence ATGGCAAGAACCAAAAAAGTCGGTATAACTGGAAGATTCGGTCCACGATATGGAAGAAAAGCAAAAAGGACCGTTAAAAGTATAGAAGAAAAAATGAAGAAAAATCATGTGTGTCCTCAATGTGATAGACCTGCTGTTAAAAGAGTAAGCAGTGGTATATGGAAATGTAAAAGATGTGACACTGTATTTACAGGCGGAGCATATGTTCCACAGACCCCAATGGCTAAAACAGCATCAAGGAACATAAAGAGGATCGTTGGAGCTGAATGA
- a CDS encoding exosome complex protein Rrp42 translates to MVNIVPEITRKSITELIKEGERADSRAPDEYREISLEVGIIGTAEGSARVKIGNTQIMVGVKSQIGEPFPDTPNVGVLMTNSELLPMASPTFESGPPDERSVELSRVTDRCLREGQILDLEKLCIIEGKKVWMIFLDLHVLDYDGNLMDAAVLGSVAAILNAKIPTAKVEEDEIVIDKENLMDLPIKEKPLMCTFAKIGEELVIDPSLDEENIMGARISIGMREDGSICAMQKGGEVPLTKEEVTKVVNITGEKTKELRKYL, encoded by the coding sequence ATGGTTAATATAGTTCCCGAAATTACAAGAAAAAGTATAACCGAGTTAATAAAAGAAGGAGAACGTGCAGATAGCAGAGCTCCTGATGAATACAGAGAAATATCCCTTGAAGTAGGAATAATAGGAACAGCTGAAGGATCTGCAAGGGTTAAAATAGGTAACACACAAATAATGGTGGGAGTAAAATCTCAAATTGGCGAGCCCTTCCCCGATACCCCTAATGTAGGTGTTCTTATGACTAATTCTGAATTATTACCTATGGCCTCCCCTACATTTGAGTCTGGACCACCTGATGAAAGGTCTGTAGAACTTTCAAGAGTTACTGATCGTTGCCTTAGAGAAGGGCAAATTTTAGACCTTGAAAAATTATGCATAATTGAAGGCAAAAAGGTATGGATGATATTTTTAGATCTTCACGTATTAGATTATGACGGCAATTTAATGGACGCAGCAGTTTTAGGAAGTGTAGCTGCCATTTTAAACGCCAAAATACCTACTGCAAAGGTAGAAGAAGATGAAATAGTCATTGATAAAGAAAATTTAATGGATTTACCTATCAAAGAAAAACCTTTAATGTGTACATTTGCAAAGATAGGTGAAGAGTTAGTTATTGACCCTTCACTTGATGAAGAAAATATCATGGGTGCCAGAATCTCAATAGGAATGAGAGAAGACGGCAGCATCTGCGCAATGCAAAAAGGAGGGGAAGTACCCCTTACTAAAGAAGAAGTAACCAAAGTTGTCAATATAACTGGTGAAAAAACAAAAGAACTTAGAAAATATTTATAA
- a CDS encoding exosome complex exonuclease Rrp41 produces the protein MIILVNNSNNLRADGRKFDELRPFKIEAGVLERADGSAYLEIGGNKVLAAVYGPRELHVRRIMRPDMAVLRCKYNLASFSVGDRKRPGPDRRSVEISKITSDALRPAVFLEKFPRSTIDVFIEVLEANGGTRCAGITAASVALADAGVPMSDLVVACAAGKADGNVVLDLSEEEDKDGEADLPVAIMPRSGEITLLQMDGHLTTGEFDKALGLAIEGCKTINEAQKEAIKTRYGEKNG, from the coding sequence ATTATTATCTTAGTAAATAATAGCAACAATTTAAGGGCAGACGGAAGAAAATTTGACGAATTACGACCATTTAAAATAGAAGCAGGCGTTTTAGAACGAGCTGACGGATCAGCTTATCTTGAAATTGGAGGCAACAAAGTACTGGCTGCAGTTTACGGTCCAAGAGAACTCCATGTAAGACGTATAATGAGGCCAGACATGGCTGTTTTAAGGTGCAAATACAATCTGGCATCATTTTCTGTTGGAGACAGGAAAAGACCCGGCCCAGACAGAAGATCTGTGGAAATATCAAAAATAACATCAGATGCACTTAGACCTGCCGTATTTTTAGAAAAATTCCCAAGATCAACCATAGATGTGTTTATAGAAGTTCTTGAAGCTAATGGAGGAACACGGTGTGCAGGAATAACCGCCGCTTCAGTAGCATTAGCAGATGCAGGCGTGCCAATGAGTGATTTAGTTGTAGCATGTGCTGCAGGGAAAGCTGATGGTAATGTAGTGCTTGATCTTTCAGAAGAAGAAGATAAAGATGGTGAAGCAGATTTACCTGTTGCAATAATGCCAAGATCAGGGGAAATTACACTTCTTCAAATGGATGGACATTTAACAACTGGAGAATTTGATAAAGCATTAGGGCTTGCAATTGAAGGATGTAAAACAATCAACGAAGCACAAAAAGAAGCCATAAAAACAAGGTATGGTGAAAAAAATGGTTAA
- a CDS encoding exosome complex protein Rrp4: protein MIFVEDKDLVVPGDVLADEEYHTGRGTFKDESNICSSLVGLVAIREKKISVIPLQSKYIPKRGDVVIGEVTDIRFSMWNLDINSPYSGFLPASDVFGREKRELSNAFDVGDVLFLRVVDVDEVKKVKLGLKGRGLGKFRGGILIYITPTKVPRLIGKKGSMINMIKDETKCDIIVGQNGVVWVKGEPQMERVAEKVINMIEEQAHTSGLTDRVRHMLSELLGKEIEEEAEEDENEVPEPNTEE, encoded by the coding sequence GTGATATTTGTAGAAGATAAAGATTTAGTAGTGCCAGGAGATGTTCTTGCAGATGAGGAGTATCATACTGGAAGGGGAACTTTCAAAGACGAAAGTAATATATGCTCATCTCTTGTTGGCTTAGTTGCTATTAGAGAAAAAAAAATAAGTGTCATACCTTTACAAAGCAAATACATCCCTAAAAGAGGAGACGTAGTAATTGGAGAAGTTACAGATATTAGATTCTCCATGTGGAATTTAGACATTAATTCCCCATACTCCGGATTTTTACCAGCCTCAGATGTTTTTGGAAGAGAAAAAAGAGAGTTAAGCAATGCATTTGATGTTGGAGACGTTCTTTTTTTAAGAGTTGTTGATGTAGATGAAGTAAAAAAGGTAAAACTTGGTTTAAAAGGCAGAGGCCTTGGTAAATTTAGAGGTGGAATTCTAATTTATATAACCCCAACCAAAGTACCGCGACTAATTGGTAAAAAAGGATCCATGATCAACATGATAAAAGATGAAACAAAATGTGACATCATTGTTGGCCAAAATGGAGTGGTATGGGTTAAAGGAGAACCTCAAATGGAAAGGGTTGCAGAAAAAGTAATAAATATGATAGAAGAGCAAGCCCACACCTCCGGACTAACAGATAGAGTAAGACACATGCTATCTGAACTTCTCGGCAAAGAAATAGAAGAAGAAGCTGAAGAAGATGAAAATGAGGTCCCTGAACCAAATACAGAAGAATAA
- a CDS encoding ribosome assembly factor SBDS translates to MVTLENSVIARLESYGEHFEILVDPDLASDFKRGEEIPLEDILAVEEIFKDAKKGDKASEEAMNKAFESTDPLKAAAIIIKKGQVQLTAQQRKEMQEEKKKKIIAKITREAINPQTKLPHPARRIEKAMDEARVHIDPFKSVDEQINTVLKAIRIKIPIRFEHVNVAIRIPGDYAGKVYTVISEFGKTRKEEWQKDGSWIAVVEVPGGLQESFDRKLNELTGGQVETKVI, encoded by the coding sequence ATGGTTACTCTTGAAAATTCGGTTATAGCCCGCCTGGAATCCTACGGAGAACACTTTGAAATTCTCGTAGACCCAGACCTTGCTTCAGACTTTAAAAGAGGCGAAGAAATACCATTAGAAGACATATTAGCTGTTGAGGAAATCTTTAAGGATGCAAAAAAAGGGGACAAAGCATCTGAAGAAGCTATGAACAAAGCTTTTGAAAGTACCGATCCTCTCAAAGCTGCGGCCATAATAATTAAAAAAGGACAGGTCCAATTAACAGCCCAACAGCGAAAAGAAATGCAAGAAGAGAAAAAAAAGAAGATTATTGCAAAAATAACAAGAGAAGCCATAAACCCACAGACAAAACTTCCTCATCCTGCAAGAAGAATTGAAAAAGCCATGGACGAGGCTAGGGTTCATATTGATCCATTCAAAAGTGTTGATGAACAGATAAACACTGTTCTTAAAGCCATTCGCATTAAAATACCTATACGGTTTGAACATGTGAATGTTGCAATTAGAATTCCTGGAGATTATGCCGGGAAAGTATATACTGTAATTTCAGAGTTTGGAAAAACAAGAAAAGAAGAATGGCAAAAAGATGGATCGTGGATAGCTGTGGTTGAAGTACCTGGCGGCCTACAAGAAAGCTTTGACAGAAAATTAAACGAGCTTACTGGTGGACAGGTGGAAACCAAAGTAATATAA
- the psmA gene encoding archaeal proteasome endopeptidase complex subunit alpha encodes MQPMPGAGYDRAITVFSPDGRLFQVEYAREAVKRGTTSLGVKSREGIVLVVDKRPTSSLVEPKSIEKIFQIDEHIGAATSGLVADARALIERARIESQVNKITYNEPIRVDSLAKKICDMKQMYTQHGGVRPFGSALIIGGVTENGCRLFETDPSGALIEYKATAIGAGRQIAMDEFEKKYREDMGINEAIDLALDAVYEATEGKTSAESVEIAVIEFENKKFRKLTEEEIEEYVEELLLRKPKEDEEEEEVEEEE; translated from the coding sequence ATGCAACCGATGCCAGGAGCAGGATATGATAGGGCTATAACAGTATTTAGCCCAGATGGAAGACTTTTTCAGGTTGAATATGCGAGAGAAGCTGTAAAAAGAGGTACAACTTCATTAGGTGTTAAATCTCGTGAGGGTATCGTACTTGTTGTTGATAAACGACCCACCAGCAGCCTCGTTGAACCAAAATCCATAGAAAAAATATTCCAGATTGATGAACATATTGGTGCAGCGACCTCCGGACTTGTAGCTGATGCAAGGGCCTTAATCGAAAGAGCAAGGATAGAATCACAGGTAAACAAAATAACCTATAATGAACCAATTAGGGTGGATAGTTTAGCCAAAAAAATATGTGATATGAAACAAATGTACACCCAACATGGCGGTGTAAGACCTTTTGGTTCAGCCCTAATAATCGGAGGAGTAACTGAAAATGGATGCAGGTTATTTGAAACCGATCCAAGTGGTGCTTTAATTGAATACAAAGCAACAGCAATAGGTGCTGGAAGACAAATAGCAATGGACGAATTCGAAAAAAAATATAGAGAAGACATGGGAATAAACGAAGCCATTGATTTAGCATTAGACGCAGTTTATGAAGCCACAGAAGGTAAAACCAGTGCTGAAAGTGTAGAAATCGCAGTAATCGAATTTGAAAATAAAAAATTCAGAAAGTTAACAGAAGAAGAAATAGAAGAATATGTTGAAGAACTTCTCTTAAGAAAACCTAAAGAAGATGAAGAAGAGGAAGAGGTAGAAGAAGAGGAGTAA
- a CDS encoding ribonuclease P — translation MKLKILPPTLRNKKRYIAFEAISKVPLTRENVISLVWEASLNFHGECKTSNFNLWIMKVWNIKSSNDKYIIKGIIQCNRDELIAVRAAISLITNFKGKKVVFHTLGISGTIKAATKKFIKLENKHK, via the coding sequence ATGAAGCTTAAAATACTTCCCCCTACACTTCGAAACAAAAAAAGGTATATAGCCTTTGAAGCTATCTCCAAAGTGCCTTTAACACGAGAAAATGTGATATCTTTAGTATGGGAAGCTTCATTAAATTTCCATGGCGAATGTAAAACAAGCAACTTCAATTTATGGATTATGAAAGTATGGAACATAAAATCTTCAAATGACAAATACATCATTAAAGGAATTATTCAATGTAATAGAGACGAATTAATCGCAGTAAGAGCTGCAATATCACTTATAACAAACTTTAAAGGTAAAAAAGTAGTGTTCCACACTCTTGGAATTTCAGGGACAATTAAAGCAGCGACAAAAAAGTTTATTAAACTAGAAAACAAACATAAATAA
- a CDS encoding ribonuclease P → MFFDFNVHINPRLAEESKRLGYNGVTLIQSSKTYDKDKIKNIREINDDFSIFSGVEIYAKNANDLKNKIQKYREVTDVIIVNGGDLKINRAACEDPRVDMLSNPYKGRKDSGINHIIAKKASENEVAVELSINSLIKTRSSIRTKILSQFRDILKLHHKFGFPIIITSNAQSIYDLRTPKDIIALAYHFGMTSKEAEDSLSKNPLHIIERSRIRKNIIVKGAKKIEDE, encoded by the coding sequence ATGTTTTTTGACTTTAATGTTCATATAAATCCCAGATTAGCAGAAGAATCAAAAAGATTAGGCTACAACGGCGTTACACTTATCCAATCATCTAAAACTTATGATAAAGATAAAATAAAGAATATTAGAGAAATTAATGATGATTTTAGCATATTTAGTGGTGTGGAAATATATGCAAAAAATGCAAATGACCTAAAAAATAAAATCCAAAAGTATAGAGAAGTAACAGACGTTATAATAGTAAATGGTGGGGATTTAAAAATAAATAGGGCAGCATGTGAAGATCCACGAGTAGATATGCTTTCAAATCCATACAAAGGAAGAAAAGATAGTGGAATAAATCATATAATAGCAAAAAAAGCTTCAGAAAACGAAGTTGCAGTTGAACTAAGTATCAACTCATTAATTAAAACCAGATCATCAATTAGAACAAAAATATTAAGCCAATTTAGAGATATTCTCAAGCTCCACCATAAATTTGGATTTCCAATTATAATAACAAGTAATGCTCAGTCAATATATGATCTTAGAACTCCTAAGGACATAATTGCACTTGCATACCACTTTGGAATGACTTCTAAAGAAGCAGAAGATTCACTATCAAAAAATCCGCTCCATATAATAGAAAGAAGTAGAATAAGAAAAAATATTATAGTAAAAGGGGCTAAAAAAATTGAAGATGAATAA
- a CDS encoding RNA-binding protein: MIHNISYRVFVYGTENEEKVREAIKTLFPNSTPQTNTIEGYFKNPVLILNDKLTKNSEIKEFVKILKQIDEPSQKRLLNELENKMDEKGNLFLRFDKQRAYLGNLKIIEHGDTIHVKIKIAAYPAKKENAIKLAKELFGV, encoded by the coding sequence ATGATCCATAACATTTCATATCGTGTATTTGTTTATGGAACAGAAAATGAGGAAAAGGTTAGAGAAGCAATTAAAACTCTCTTTCCTAATTCCACTCCTCAAACCAATACCATTGAAGGTTATTTTAAAAATCCTGTTTTAATACTAAATGACAAACTCACAAAAAACAGTGAAATAAAAGAATTTGTTAAAATATTAAAGCAAATAGATGAACCATCCCAAAAAAGACTTCTAAATGAATTAGAAAACAAGATGGATGAAAAGGGAAATTTATTCTTAAGATTCGACAAACAAAGAGCCTATCTTGGAAATTTAAAGATAATTGAACATGGCGACACCATACACGTTAAAATAAAGATAGCCGCATATCCTGCAAAAAAAGAAAACGCAATTAAACTTGCAAAGGAACTTTTTGGTGTATAA
- a CDS encoding 50S ribosomal protein L15e produces the protein MYKYIRDAWKNPSDSFVKELMQERAPIWRRESTVQRIDRPTRIDKARSLGYKAKKGYIVVRTRIRRGGRRKSRFTAGRKPKRMGVKKITPIKSIKRIAEERVARRYPNLEVLNSYWVWEDGKFKFFEVILVDPSHPSIKNDKNINWICEKQHTGRVHRGLTSEGKKTRGLRGKGKGAEKVR, from the coding sequence ATGTATAAATATATAAGAGACGCATGGAAAAATCCTAGCGATTCCTTCGTAAAAGAGCTAATGCAAGAAAGAGCTCCCATATGGAGAAGAGAAAGTACAGTACAAAGAATAGACAGACCTACTCGAATTGACAAGGCAAGGTCCCTTGGATATAAAGCTAAAAAAGGATATATTGTTGTAAGAACAAGAATTAGGCGTGGTGGAAGGCGTAAAAGCAGATTCACCGCTGGAAGAAAACCTAAAAGAATGGGTGTTAAAAAAATAACTCCTATAAAATCCATAAAAAGAATAGCTGAAGAAAGAGTAGCCAGAAGATATCCTAACTTAGAAGTTTTAAACTCATACTGGGTATGGGAAGATGGGAAATTCAAATTCTTTGAAGTTATATTAGTTGATCCAAGTCATCCATCAATTAAAAACGACAAAAACATAAACTGGATCTGTGAAAAACAGCATACAGGCCGTGTGCACCGTGGACTCACCAGTGAAGGTAAAAAGACCCGTGGACTTAGAGGAAAAGGAAAAGGCGCTGAAAAGGTAAGATAA
- a CDS encoding carboxymuconolactone decarboxylase family protein, with amino-acid sequence MKEDVFYGKGMAHVKEDYPDIYKAVVGLNEAAYTGKALDYKTQKLIALGITAAASDDRAMKKQMQSAITEFGITKDEIVDVLRVVLLTSGNPPFTKAMHILYKITKE; translated from the coding sequence GTGAAAGAAGACGTATTTTACGGTAAAGGAATGGCACATGTAAAAGAAGACTATCCTGACATATATAAGGCCGTTGTAGGGTTAAACGAAGCAGCATACACTGGAAAAGCCCTTGACTACAAAACACAGAAATTAATTGCCCTCGGAATTACTGCAGCAGCGTCTGATGACCGGGCAATGAAAAAGCAGATGCAGAGTGCCATAACTGAATTTGGCATAACCAAAGATGAAATAGTGGACGTTTTAAGAGTAGTTCTATTAACATCTGGAAACCCTCCATTCACCAAAGCAATGCACATATTATACAAAATCACCAAAGAATAA
- a CDS encoding PAS domain S-box protein → MKDANKTKEQLLRELHKTRKKVAKLEKLESEIQKTNIRAANLTLLKELLIGKRALTEKLKSITDSVVYIFEADFARIWMTKDGDLCNKGCIHASVTEGPHICRDRSHCLHLMASSGRYTHIDGYHRRVPLGSYKIGRVASGDDPKFITNDVTHDPQVHDHEWAKNLRLVSFAGYRLLSPDKKPIGVLALFSKDKIHREQEALLEDLASTTSQMILVRNMEWELNVADAKLQTLFEKSKTPMMFIDEDTKIIQINNECEKFTGYLKEEVEGKKSWKEFVSKKDDLERMTEYHRLRRIDAESAPQSYEFQFMDKKGQLKDINVTVEMVDGTKLSLAALQTIHKKNNMKN, encoded by the coding sequence ATGAAAGATGCAAATAAAACTAAAGAACAACTTCTTCGAGAATTACATAAAACAAGAAAAAAAGTAGCGAAACTTGAAAAATTAGAATCTGAAATCCAAAAAACAAACATTCGGGCAGCAAATTTAACTTTATTGAAGGAACTGCTCATAGGAAAACGTGCGCTAACTGAAAAACTAAAGTCTATTACTGATAGTGTAGTTTATATTTTTGAAGCAGATTTTGCCAGGATCTGGATGACTAAAGATGGCGATCTATGTAATAAAGGCTGTATTCATGCCTCCGTAACGGAAGGCCCACATATATGCCGTGATAGAAGCCACTGCCTGCATCTTATGGCCAGTTCCGGACGTTACACCCATATTGATGGATACCACCGCAGAGTACCCTTAGGTAGCTATAAAATAGGGCGAGTAGCCAGTGGAGATGATCCTAAATTTATTACCAATGATGTGACCCACGATCCACAGGTTCACGATCATGAATGGGCTAAAAATCTGAGATTAGTTAGTTTTGCAGGTTATAGGCTCTTATCTCCAGATAAAAAGCCCATAGGTGTTTTAGCCCTTTTTAGTAAAGATAAAATTCACCGTGAACAAGAGGCATTGCTGGAGGATTTAGCCAGCACAACATCCCAAATGATACTGGTGAGAAATATGGAATGGGAATTAAATGTAGCTGATGCCAAGCTCCAAACCCTCTTTGAAAAAAGCAAAACTCCTATGATGTTTATTGATGAAGACACCAAAATAATTCAAATAAATAATGAATGTGAAAAATTTACCGGCTATTTAAAGGAAGAAGTTGAAGGTAAAAAGAGCTGGAAAGAATTCGTATCTAAAAAAGACGATCTGGAGCGAATGACAGAATATCATCGTTTGCGAAGAATCGATGCAGAAAGTGCACCACAATCCTATGAATTTCAATTTATGGACAAAAAAGGCCAGTTAAAAGATATTAATGTAACTGTAGAAATGGTTGACGGCACGAAACTAAGTTTAGCCGCCCTTCAGACCATACATAAGAAGAATAATATGAAAAATTGA